One genomic region from Anabaena sp. PCC 7108 encodes:
- a CDS encoding homocysteine biosynthesis protein yields MRTIAEINEKINHKRAVVWTVEELKARVTEIGVTKAAKEVDVITTGTFEPMESSGAIINLGHTDPPIKIRRCWLDGVPVYPGFGAVDLYLGASCAVETMDGEELRERGGGHVIQDLIAGKPVQVRALGQVTDCYPRATFETTVTRETINQFYLFNPRNLYQNFIVGVNGGDRPLHTYLGPLQPRLGNAVYSNPGAISPLFNDPDLQLVGIGTRIFLGGGIGYVAWEGTQHFPLQKRLANRTPIGPSATLALIGDAKQMDTRWVRGCYFKSYGPSLMLGVGVPLPVLNEGVIERCAVQDQDLVAPIVDFSIPRRVRPTFGLVSYAQLKSGRISIEGKAVRVAPLASMFLSRQVALELKQWIEAGTFTLTEPVSPIPMDRTFVPQDRRTDF; encoded by the coding sequence ATGCGAACCATTGCGGAAATTAACGAAAAAATCAACCATAAACGCGCCGTAGTGTGGACGGTTGAAGAATTAAAAGCACGAGTTACAGAAATCGGTGTCACCAAAGCTGCTAAAGAAGTTGATGTCATTACCACCGGCACCTTTGAACCAATGGAGTCAAGCGGTGCAATTATTAATCTCGGACACACAGATCCACCCATCAAAATTCGCCGTTGCTGGTTAGATGGCGTACCAGTATACCCCGGCTTTGGGGCTGTAGATTTATACTTAGGTGCTAGTTGTGCGGTGGAAACAATGGACGGAGAAGAACTCCGAGAACGTGGTGGTGGTCATGTTATCCAAGATTTAATTGCAGGGAAACCCGTACAAGTACGAGCCTTAGGACAAGTTACCGATTGCTACCCAAGAGCCACTTTTGAGACGACAGTTACTCGTGAAACTATCAATCAGTTTTATTTATTTAATCCACGCAATCTTTATCAAAATTTTATTGTAGGGGTAAATGGAGGCGATCGCCCACTTCATACTTATCTCGGACCCCTGCAACCACGTTTAGGGAATGCAGTTTACTCAAACCCTGGTGCAATTTCCCCCCTTTTCAATGATCCAGATTTACAACTTGTGGGGATTGGAACAAGAATATTCTTAGGTGGTGGAATAGGTTATGTAGCTTGGGAAGGTACGCAGCACTTCCCCTTACAAAAGCGGTTAGCTAATCGAACACCAATTGGACCCTCAGCAACTTTAGCCTTAATTGGTGATGCTAAACAAATGGATACGCGCTGGGTGCGAGGTTGTTACTTCAAAAGTTACGGGCCTTCCTTAATGTTGGGAGTAGGTGTCCCACTTCCCGTTTTAAATGAAGGAGTAATTGAACGTTGCGCTGTACAAGATCAAGATTTAGTAGCGCCAATAGTAGATTTTTCCATTCCTCGTCGTGTCCGTCCCACCTTTGGTTTAGTCAGTTACGCTCAACTCAAATCTGGACGGATATCCATTGAGGGTAAAGCTGTGCGAGTTGCTCCTTTAGCCAGTATGTTTCTCTCAAGACAAGTTGCTCTAGAGTTAAAACAGTGGATTGAAGCAGGCACATTTACCCTCACAGAACCAGTTTCTCCCATTCCCATGGATCGTACTTTTGTACCCCAAGACCGCCGAACAGATTTTTGA
- a CDS encoding type II toxin-antitoxin system HigA family antitoxin, translated as MMITFDNKSYSQLLAEVAPQVIETETEYERLLKVVEFITFKKNLTSEERKLDKLLVRLIEDYEEENYPMDKSTPHEILQHMMESSGIRQADLVRILGSSSGVISEVVNGKRSISKAQAKALGEYFKVSPSLFI; from the coding sequence ATAATGATTACTTTTGATAATAAAAGTTATAGTCAATTACTAGCAGAAGTCGCTCCTCAAGTAATTGAAACTGAAACTGAGTATGAACGTCTTTTAAAAGTTGTAGAATTTATAACTTTTAAGAAAAATCTTACTTCAGAAGAGCGAAAATTAGACAAATTGCTTGTCAGACTAATTGAAGATTATGAGGAAGAAAATTATCCTATGGATAAGTCTACACCTCATGAAATATTACAACATATGATGGAATCTAGCGGAATTCGTCAAGCTGACTTAGTGCGTATTCTTGGTTCTAGCAGCGGTGTGATTTCAGAAGTTGTCAACGGTAAACGTTCCATTAGTAAAGCACAAGCTAAAGCTTTGGGAGAATATTTTAAAGTTTCTCCAAGTTTGTTTATTTGA
- a CDS encoding DUF1614 domain-containing protein, with protein MIYLPVSLLLFLALLLLLPFIWFAVAVDVVEVAVAKLGFSPNIAFLLLLLVIITSTINIPIYRLEAPIQLADEFAALWLKEFWGIPLRKVPTFTVIAVNVGGGLIPVALALYQFSQGNALAILLVTAIVTVISYFSARVVPGIGIQMNPLLAPLTAAVSAMLIASPHAAPVAFAGGVLGTLIGADLLHLKDIQAMSAGVLSIGGAGVFDGIALCGLFALLLS; from the coding sequence ATGATTTATCTACCAGTTTCATTACTGCTATTTCTGGCTTTATTACTGTTGCTGCCATTTATTTGGTTTGCTGTCGCAGTAGACGTGGTAGAAGTTGCGGTAGCCAAGTTGGGTTTTTCTCCTAACATTGCTTTTTTATTGTTGTTGCTAGTAATTATTACCAGCACAATCAATATTCCTATCTACCGATTAGAAGCTCCCATCCAATTAGCAGATGAATTTGCAGCATTGTGGTTAAAGGAATTTTGGGGGATTCCACTCAGAAAAGTGCCAACTTTTACCGTAATAGCTGTGAATGTCGGAGGTGGATTAATACCTGTGGCTTTGGCATTATACCAATTTTCTCAAGGAAATGCCTTGGCAATTCTGCTAGTTACTGCCATTGTGACTGTTATTAGTTACTTTTCGGCGCGGGTAGTACCGGGAATTGGGATTCAAATGAATCCATTGCTTGCTCCTTTGACTGCGGCTGTTTCCGCAATGTTAATAGCCTCACCTCATGCTGCACCAGTGGCTTTTGCAGGTGGTGTACTAGGTACTTTAATTGGTGCTGATTTGTTACATCTCAAAGACATTCAAGCCATGAGTGCGGGTGTATTGAGTATTGGGGGTGCTGGTGTATTTGATGGTATTGCTTTATGTGGACTATTTGCTTTGTTATTAAGTTGA
- a CDS encoding lipopolysaccharide assembly protein LapB, whose amino-acid sequence MSQPRNRWIVQVVLILAVVAFIGVSLLPIITAFNDSESVAQNTTSTPSSPSSSDQKSKLADEVRGYESVLQREPENQTALKGLLEARLQLLSQQGRGEVKPADIQAVIEPLEKLAKLNPQQSEYGVLLAQAKQQIGDKEGAAQTYRSILAARPGDLKALQGMVNLQLSEKRPEAAIGLLQDTLSASTQANTIQPGSVDVVAVQVLLGSVYAFQKNDTQAISVYDQAIKKDAKDFRPVLAKAMLLKDQGKVDEAKPLFASATALAPAQYKDEINKAAELLTPSPAVSPTSSPETTPSPATTSSP is encoded by the coding sequence GTGTCTCAACCGCGCAATCGGTGGATAGTTCAGGTCGTCTTAATTCTGGCAGTTGTTGCTTTTATTGGGGTTTCGCTTCTACCCATAATTACGGCTTTCAATGATTCTGAATCGGTAGCCCAAAATACTACCAGCACCCCTAGCAGTCCTTCCTCATCTGACCAAAAGTCAAAACTGGCTGATGAAGTTCGGGGTTATGAATCGGTTTTGCAGCGAGAACCAGAAAATCAAACTGCACTCAAGGGACTTTTAGAAGCAAGGCTGCAATTACTTAGTCAACAAGGTAGAGGTGAAGTTAAACCAGCTGATATTCAAGCGGTAATTGAACCTTTAGAAAAGCTGGCTAAATTAAATCCCCAACAATCAGAGTATGGTGTGTTATTGGCACAAGCCAAGCAGCAAATTGGCGATAAGGAAGGAGCAGCACAAACTTATCGTTCGATTTTAGCAGCAAGACCAGGTGATCTCAAAGCTTTACAAGGAATGGTCAATCTCCAACTCAGTGAGAAACGCCCTGAAGCTGCTATTGGCTTATTGCAAGATACTTTATCTGCTTCTACCCAAGCTAATACAATTCAGCCTGGAAGTGTGGATGTAGTTGCTGTACAGGTGCTTTTGGGTAGTGTGTACGCTTTTCAGAAAAACGATACTCAAGCTATCTCTGTATACGACCAAGCCATTAAGAAAGATGCTAAGGATTTTCGTCCTGTGTTGGCAAAGGCTATGCTGCTAAAGGATCAGGGTAAGGTTGATGAGGCCAAACCTTTGTTTGCAAGTGCCACTGCTTTAGCTCCTGCTCAGTATAAAGACGAGATTAACAAGGCAGCAGAATTACTGACTCCCAGCCCAGCAGTTTCTCCTACTTCTTCTCCAGAAACTACACCATCACCAGCAACAACATCCAGTCCATGA
- a CDS encoding antibiotic biosynthesis monooxygenase, with product MILEAVILYIKPGLEKDFESTFKKASSIISAMNGYFSHELHQCIEVKGKYLLLVKWENLEAHTVGFRGSVEYQEWKKLLHHFYEPFPTVEHFEEVEI from the coding sequence ATGATTCTTGAGGCAGTAATATTGTATATTAAGCCTGGACTAGAAAAGGATTTTGAATCTACTTTCAAAAAGGCTTCTAGTATTATTTCTGCAATGAATGGATATTTTTCCCATGAACTCCATCAATGTATAGAAGTCAAAGGTAAATACTTATTACTTGTCAAATGGGAAAATCTGGAAGCGCATACTGTAGGTTTTAGAGGTTCAGTTGAATACCAAGAGTGGAAGAAATTGCTCCACCATTTTTATGAGCCATTTCCCACTGTTGAACATTTTGAAGAAGTAGAAATATAG
- a CDS encoding AI-2E family transporter produces MKLGQWIGLIALVISLYILWQLREVLLLIFAAVVLATTLNRLARTFQSLGIKRGLAVVLSVAIFFAGVIGFFWLIVPPFAQQFQELTLRVPQGFNLINNWIDEQRTHIPDQLAPFIPDLNGLIAEAQPLFNRVLGNSFAFVSGSLVIVLNILLVLVLTGMFLAAPDAYIKVFIRLFPSFYRRRVQGILEQCETALEGWVTGAFIAVLVVGLMSLVGLSILGVKAALALGVLAGFMNLIPNLGPTMSVVPAIAIALLDSPWKSVAVLVLYFFIQQAESNFITPIVMAHQVSLLPAVTLISQLFFVTFFGFLGLFLALPLTVVAKIWVQEVLVKDVLDEWRHNHQQDTELVMVSESADINDIQEAEVIGKDED; encoded by the coding sequence GTGAAACTTGGTCAATGGATCGGTTTAATCGCCTTAGTTATATCTTTATATATATTGTGGCAATTGCGTGAAGTGTTGTTATTGATATTTGCGGCTGTTGTCTTAGCAACTACCTTAAATCGGTTAGCACGCACTTTTCAAAGCCTAGGAATAAAACGTGGACTTGCTGTTGTTTTATCAGTAGCTATTTTTTTTGCTGGAGTTATCGGCTTTTTCTGGCTAATTGTGCCACCATTTGCCCAACAATTTCAAGAATTAACCTTACGAGTTCCCCAAGGATTTAATCTTATTAATAATTGGATTGATGAACAAAGAACGCATATTCCTGATCAATTAGCACCCTTCATCCCCGATCTTAACGGATTAATTGCAGAAGCACAACCTTTGTTCAATCGCGTATTGGGAAACTCGTTTGCTTTTGTTTCTGGATCTTTAGTAATTGTCCTCAATATTTTATTAGTGTTAGTTTTGACGGGAATGTTTTTAGCTGCTCCTGATGCTTATATAAAAGTATTTATCCGGCTGTTTCCCTCATTTTATCGACGACGAGTACAGGGAATTTTAGAACAGTGTGAAACTGCATTAGAAGGATGGGTGACAGGGGCTTTTATTGCCGTTCTCGTAGTAGGATTGATGAGTTTGGTGGGCTTGTCAATATTGGGTGTAAAGGCAGCTTTGGCACTGGGAGTTTTGGCGGGATTTATGAATTTAATTCCTAATCTCGGACCAACTATGAGTGTAGTTCCAGCAATAGCAATCGCTCTTTTAGATTCTCCTTGGAAATCTGTTGCTGTTTTAGTTCTCTACTTTTTCATTCAACAAGCTGAGAGTAATTTTATTACTCCTATAGTTATGGCACATCAGGTATCTTTATTGCCAGCAGTAACTTTAATTTCTCAATTATTTTTCGTGACTTTCTTTGGCTTTTTAGGATTATTTTTAGCACTCCCTTTAACTGTTGTTGCTAAAATTTGGGTACAAGAAGTATTAGTTAAAGATGTTTTAGATGAGTGGCGGCATAATCATCAACAAGATACTGAGTTAGTGATGGTTTCTGAATCTGCTGATATCAACGATATTCAGGAAGCAGAAGTTATAGGAAAGGATGAAGATTAA
- the miaA gene encoding tRNA (adenosine(37)-N6)-dimethylallyltransferase MiaA, producing MTKLIVICGATATGKSGLALSLAKRLGSVILSADSRQVYREFDIGTAKPTVEEQKLVPHYLIDICQPIETMTLADYQEQAQAVIANLGVSPVFLVGGTGLYIRSIVQGMKIPRVAPQPELRSQLESLGQYQLYPMLQQVDPVAAQKIHANDLVRTLRALEVYYVTGIPISEQQGENPPNYPILQICLDCEAEKLDIRIRRRTEQMIADGLVGEVEYLCQKYGTDLSLLNTLGYQEIKQYLAGEINLEEATDLIALHTRQFAKRQRTWFRQSANIEYFDMDNPDLLEQVLQRINDFIINP from the coding sequence TTGACTAAATTAATTGTAATTTGTGGAGCGACAGCGACGGGGAAGTCGGGGTTGGCTTTGAGTTTAGCTAAAAGATTGGGTTCTGTAATTCTGAGTGCGGATTCTCGTCAAGTATACCGTGAGTTTGACATTGGCACAGCTAAACCAACGGTGGAAGAACAGAAATTAGTACCACATTATCTAATAGATATCTGTCAGCCAATTGAAACAATGACACTAGCAGATTACCAGGAACAAGCACAAGCTGTAATTGCTAATTTGGGAGTTTCTCCAGTTTTTTTGGTTGGTGGAACTGGGTTATATATACGTTCTATTGTTCAAGGAATGAAGATTCCCAGAGTTGCACCACAACCAGAATTGCGATCGCAATTAGAATCACTTGGCCAATATCAACTTTACCCGATGTTGCAACAAGTTGATCCAGTTGCAGCCCAAAAAATTCACGCTAACGATTTGGTGCGGACTTTAAGAGCATTAGAAGTATATTATGTTACTGGAATTCCTATCTCTGAACAACAAGGTGAGAATCCACCCAACTATCCGATTTTGCAAATTTGTTTAGATTGTGAAGCGGAAAAATTAGATATCAGAATTCGTAGACGCACTGAACAAATGATTGCAGATGGATTAGTCGGTGAAGTTGAATATTTATGTCAGAAATATGGCACTGATTTATCTTTATTGAATACTTTAGGATATCAAGAAATCAAGCAATATTTAGCTGGAGAAATTAACTTAGAAGAAGCTACAGATTTAATTGCTTTGCACACCCGACAATTTGCAAAACGTCAACGAACTTGGTTTAGACAATCTGCTAATATTGAATATTTTGATATGGATAATCCTGATTTATTAGAACAGGTTTTACAGCGAATAAATGATTTTATTATAAACCCATAA
- the ftsH gene encoding ATP-dependent zinc metalloprotease FtsH — translation MPVETNNKNKMKPPKIQQFGGSFLILLTFLLLLNLIVPSLFGTRLPQVPYSDFIAQVQAGKVDKAIVGSDRIEYAIKTQTPEGKPIEQVFRTTPVAIDLDLPKILRDNNVEFAAPPPAENAWIGTLFSWVAPPLIFFGIWAFLMNRQAGGPAALTVGKSKARIYSEGSTGVKFLDVAGVDEAKAELEEIVDFLKNATKYTNLGAKIPKGVLLVGPPGTGKTLLAKAIAGEAGVPFFSISGSEFIELFVGVGAARVRDLFEQAKQQAPCIVFIDELDALGKSRGGPGGFAGGNDEREQTLNQLLTEMDGFDANTGVIIIAATNRPEVLDPALRRPGRFDRQIVVDRPDKIGREAILKVHARNVKLAEDVDLGIIAVRTPGFAGADLANLVNEAALLAARNNRQAVLMADFNEAIERLVAGLEKRSRVLNEIEKKTVAYHEVGHAIIGALMPGAGKVEKISVVPRGVGALGYTIQMPEEDRFLMVEDEIRGRIATLLGGRSSEEIVFGKVSTGASDDIQKVTDLAERAITIYGMSNKLGPVAFEKVQQQFIEGYGNPRRTISPQMTAEIDREVKEIVDNAHHIALSILHNNRDLLEEISQELLEKEILEGSYLREKLTQAKAPDEMAEWLRTGKLNSDQPLMQTLLV, via the coding sequence ATGCCTGTAGAAACTAATAACAAGAACAAGATGAAACCACCTAAAATACAACAGTTTGGTGGTAGTTTTCTAATTTTACTGACTTTTTTGTTATTGCTAAATTTGATAGTTCCCAGTTTATTTGGGACTCGATTGCCGCAAGTTCCCTATAGTGATTTTATCGCTCAAGTACAAGCAGGTAAAGTAGATAAAGCAATTGTGGGGAGCGATCGCATTGAATATGCAATCAAAACCCAAACCCCCGAAGGTAAACCCATCGAACAGGTATTTAGAACTACACCTGTAGCCATTGATTTAGATTTACCGAAAATTCTCCGTGATAATAATGTCGAATTTGCAGCACCACCACCAGCGGAAAACGCTTGGATTGGTACTTTATTTAGTTGGGTTGCACCTCCATTAATTTTCTTCGGGATTTGGGCGTTTTTAATGAATCGTCAAGCTGGGGGACCCGCTGCACTGACGGTAGGTAAAAGCAAAGCGCGGATTTATTCTGAAGGTAGCACTGGGGTAAAATTCCTAGATGTGGCTGGTGTGGATGAAGCCAAAGCTGAATTAGAAGAAATCGTTGATTTCTTGAAAAATGCCACCAAATACACCAACTTAGGCGCAAAAATTCCCAAAGGTGTATTGTTAGTTGGACCGCCCGGAACTGGTAAAACATTACTAGCAAAAGCCATTGCTGGTGAAGCTGGTGTCCCTTTCTTCAGTATCTCCGGTTCTGAATTTATCGAATTATTCGTTGGTGTTGGTGCTGCGCGAGTCCGAGATTTATTTGAACAAGCAAAACAACAAGCACCTTGTATAGTCTTTATTGATGAATTAGACGCTTTAGGTAAATCTCGCGGTGGTCCTGGTGGTTTCGCTGGTGGTAACGACGAACGGGAACAAACCCTCAACCAGTTATTAACAGAAATGGATGGTTTTGACGCAAACACCGGTGTCATTATCATCGCTGCTACCAACCGTCCTGAAGTTCTCGATCCCGCTTTACGTCGTCCTGGTCGTTTTGATCGGCAAATTGTAGTCGATAGACCTGATAAAATCGGTCGGGAAGCTATTCTTAAAGTTCATGCTAGAAATGTCAAACTAGCGGAAGATGTGGATTTAGGAATTATTGCTGTTCGTACACCTGGTTTTGCTGGTGCAGATTTAGCTAACTTAGTTAATGAAGCCGCATTATTAGCAGCAAGAAATAACCGTCAAGCTGTACTGATGGCAGATTTTAATGAAGCCATTGAACGTTTAGTTGCTGGTTTAGAAAAACGTTCTCGTGTGTTAAATGAAATCGAGAAAAAGACCGTTGCTTATCACGAAGTTGGCCACGCTATCATTGGTGCATTAATGCCCGGTGCCGGTAAAGTTGAAAAAATTTCTGTTGTTCCTCGTGGTGTCGGTGCTTTGGGTTATACAATTCAAATGCCAGAAGAAGACCGTTTCTTAATGGTAGAAGATGAAATTCGTGGACGTATTGCCACTTTATTAGGTGGACGTTCTTCTGAAGAAATTGTATTTGGTAAAGTCTCTACTGGTGCTTCTGATGATATCCAAAAAGTCACTGATTTAGCAGAAAGGGCTATTACAATTTATGGCATGAGTAATAAACTCGGACCTGTAGCTTTTGAAAAAGTTCAACAGCAATTTATTGAAGGTTATGGAAATCCTCGCCGTACAATTAGTCCGCAAATGACGGCAGAAATTGACCGAGAAGTGAAGGAAATTGTTGATAACGCTCATCACATTGCTTTAAGTATTCTGCACAATAACCGCGATTTACTCGAAGAAATTTCTCAGGAATTGTTGGAGAAAGAAATTCTTGAAGGTAGTTATTTACGCGAAAAGCTAACTCAAGCAAAAGCACCAGATGAAATGGCTGAATGGTTGAGAACTGGAAAGTTAAATAGTGATCAACCTTTAATGCAAACGCTTTTGGTTTAG
- a CDS encoding TMEM165/GDT1 family protein, protein MLTAFTAGLVLITISELGDKTFFIAVILSMQHSRRVVFVGVTAALAAMTVLSVIFGQLLSALTQGSKIYVHYAEIALFIAFGLKLLYDTKKMPVHAEEEVIEEAKEAVEKAHLDSQQKSIWSMLLKSFVLTFIAEWGDRTQIATIGLAASNNPIGVTAGAILGHAICAAIAVIGGRLIAGKISERQITFIGGCLFILFGIVAAIEGN, encoded by the coding sequence GTGTTAACAGCATTTACCGCAGGTTTAGTTCTAATTACCATTTCCGAATTAGGTGATAAAACCTTTTTTATCGCTGTAATTTTGTCAATGCAGCACTCACGACGAGTAGTGTTCGTTGGTGTGACAGCTGCTTTAGCAGCAATGACAGTTTTATCAGTGATATTTGGGCAATTGCTGTCTGCTTTAACACAAGGCTCAAAAATTTATGTTCATTATGCGGAAATAGCTTTGTTTATTGCCTTTGGGTTGAAACTGCTCTATGATACTAAAAAAATGCCTGTTCACGCGGAAGAAGAAGTGATAGAAGAGGCAAAAGAAGCAGTAGAAAAGGCGCATTTAGACAGTCAGCAAAAAAGCATTTGGTCAATGTTACTGAAATCTTTCGTATTAACATTTATAGCAGAGTGGGGCGATCGCACACAAATAGCCACCATTGGACTAGCAGCCAGTAATAATCCCATTGGTGTAACAGCAGGAGCAATATTAGGACACGCAATTTGTGCAGCGATCGCAGTCATCGGTGGTAGATTAATAGCAGGTAAGATATCTGAACGACAAATCACCTTCATAGGCGGCTGTTTATTTATTCTCTTCGGTATCGTCGCCGCCATAGAAGGAAATTAG